The following proteins are encoded in a genomic region of Phycodurus eques isolate BA_2022a chromosome 11, UOR_Pequ_1.1, whole genome shotgun sequence:
- the chrna1 gene encoding acetylcholine receptor subunit alpha: MKLTGFHTAPFWILCALAGRAWCSQDETRLVKHLFGGYNKVVRPVNHFSEAVVVTVGLQLIQLISVDEVNQIVTSNVRLRQQWIDVNLKWNPDEYGGVRKIRIPSMDIWKPDLVLYNNADGDFAIIHETKVLLEHTGQITWNPPAIFKSYCEIVVLHFPFDLQNCSMKLGTWTYDGLLVVINPDSDRPDISNFMESGEWVLKDYRSWKHWVYYTCCPDTPYLDITYHFLMLRLPLYFIVNVIIPCMLFSFLTGLVFYLPTDSGEKMTLSISVLLSLTVFLLVIVELIPSTSSAVPLIGKYMLFTMVFVIASIIITVVVINTHHRSPSTHTMPAWIRKVFIEKIPNMMFFSTMKRPSQEIRQKRSFPTDMDISDISGNPTPAGVPYQSPIIKNPDVRSAIEGVKYIAETMKSDEESNNAAEEWKFVAMVLDHILLCVFMAVCIVGTLAVFAGRLIELNTL; this comes from the exons ATGAAGCTGACGGGGTTCCACACGGCGCCGTTTTGGATCCTCTGCGCATTGGCTG GTCGGGCGTGGTGCTCGCAGGACGAGACGCGTCTGGTCAAACATCTGTTCGGCGGCTACAACAAGGTGGTGCGGCCAGTCAACCACTTCAGCGAGGCGGTGGTGGTCACCGTGGGACTGCAGCTCATCCAGCTCATCAGCGTG GATGAAGTCAACCAGATTGTGACCAGCAACGTTCGTCTCAGACAA CAATGGATAGACGTAAACCTGAAATGGAACCCTGACGAGTACGGGGGGGTGAGGAAGATCAGGATCCCTTCCATGGACATTTGGAAGCCCGACTTGGTGCTTTACAATAA CGCCGACGGCGATTTCGCCATCATCCACGAAACCAAAGTGCTGCTGGAGCACACCGGCCAGATCACGTGGAACCCGCCCGCCATCTTCAAGAGCTACTGCGAGATCGTCGTCCTCCATTTCCCCTTCGACCTGCAGAACTGCAGCATGAAGCTCGGCACGTGGACGTATGACGGCCTGCTGGTCGTCATCAATCCG GACAGCGACCGTCCTGATATAAGCAACTTCATGGAGTCCGGCGAGTGGGTTCTGAAGGACTACCGCAGCTGGAAGCACTGGGTCTACTACACATGCTGCCCCGACACGCCCTACCTGGACATCACCTACCACTTCCTGATGCTGCGACTGCCGCTGTACTTCATCGTCAACGTCATCATCCCCTGCATGCTCTTCTCCTTCCTCACCGGCCTCGTCTTCTACCTGCCCACGGACTCTG GCGAGAAGATGACCCTGTCCATCTCTGTGCTGCTGTCGCTCACCGTCTTCCTGCTGGTCATCGTGGAGCTCATCCCGTCCACGTCCAGCGCCGTGCCGCTCATCGGGAAGTACATGCTGTTCACCATGGTGTTCGTCATCGCCTCCATCATCATCACCGTCGTCGTCATCAACACGCACCACCGCTCGCCCAGCACGCACACCATGCCCGCCTGGATACGCAAG GTATTCATCGAAAAAATCCCCAACATGATGTTCTTCTCCACCATGAAGCGCCCCAGCCAGGAGATCCGTCAGAAGAGGTCGTTTCCCACCGACATGGACATCTCCGACATCTCAG GTAACCCCACGCCCGCCGGCGTCCCCTACCAGTCACCCATCATCAAGAACCCGGACGTCCGCAGTGCCATCGAAGGCGTCAAGTACATCGCCGAGACCATGAAGTCGGACGAGGAGTCCAACAAT GCGGCTGAGGAGTGGAAGTTTGTGGCCATGGTCCTGGATCACATCCTGCTGTGCGTCTTCATGGCCGTGTGCATCGTCGGCACGCTCGCCGTGTTCGCCGGCCGGCTCATCGAGCTCAACACGCTGTGA